Part of the Intestinibacillus sp. Marseille-P6563 genome is shown below.
AGCACATTGGTCGCGCGGGCGATTTTGATCCAATCGTCCTCGCTCAAATTGCCGGTCTTGAGTTTTTGCGATTCGATGAGCGCCTCACTGGCGAGGAAACGTCCGGCCAGCTGGTCTTTGCTCATTTCCAGCTGGAACACGACCACATCCTTTTTGCTGGCCTTGGCGGCATTGAGCGCAATGTTGAGCGCAAACGCCGTCTTACCCATACCGGGACGGGCCGCGACCAGAATAAGATCGGATTTGTTCAGGCCGGTGAGTGCGTGGTCAAGGTCGCGGAACCCGGTCGTGATACCCGGGATGTCACTATCCGACCGGCTACGCTCGTCGAGCTGGGCGTATAAATCCATGATAACCGATTTAATGGGGCTGAGTCCTTTGATCTCGCGCCCCTGGCGCACATTATAGATTTTCTGCTCGGCCAGCTCGGCGATGTCTGCCGCCGTGCCGCCGCCCTCGAGCGCCAGCTTTTCGATTTCCGCGCCCGCGGCTGCGATGGCGCGCAGCATGCTTTTGTCGCGCACGATGGCGGCATATTCCCGCACACCGGCTGCCGTAGGCGTTACGTCCATCAGCTGCATCAGATAGGCACGCCCGCCCGCATCGTCATACAGGCCCGCGCCTTTGAGCTGGTCGAGCACGGTTACGGCGTCGATGCGCATGGCGTTGTTGAACATCGAATAGATGGTTTCAAAAATGCGCCGGTTCTCCTCGATATAGAAATCATCCGGCCGCAGCAGTTCAATGACCTGCGGGATACATTCCGGGTCAATGAGCATGGAGCCAATCACTGCCTGTTCGGCTTCCGCACTTTGCGGCATCTGCCGCGCCAAAAGTTCATCCACGCGCTTTGACCCCCTCTCTAAAAATGGAGAATGGGTGCCCGGTTATGGTGCGCCCATTCTCAAATTTGCAAAATTTATGCTTCGATAACTTGTACGTGGATTTCGCCCGGGATCTCGGTGTACAGCTTGGCCTTGACCATGTATGTGCCAAAGGCCTTGATCGGCTCTTCCAGCACGATCTTATTCTTGGCCACTTCGATGCCGTGCTGCGCCTTGAGCGCCTCGGAGATTTCCTTGGCGGTTACAGCGCCGAACAGACGGCCGCCTGCACCGCCCTTGGCGCGCACTTCGACCTTGAGTTCCTTGAGCTTTGCCGCGATGTCGCGCGCGTTCTGCTGCTCGAGCGCAATGCGGCGCGCCTGGGCTTCGTCGGCCTGACGCTTTAAGTTGAGGTTATCAGCCGTTGCCAGATCGGCCAGGCCGCGCGGCAGCAGGAAGTTGCGGCCATAGCCTTCGCTGACCTCAATGAGGTCGCCCTTCTTACCTTTGCCCTTTACGTCTGCTTTTAAAATGACTTTCATGGTAGTTTCCTCCTAAAATTCGTCCTGCGGGCAAGCCCGCCGTTTATGTCTTATCCGGCCGGTCGTCCTCCTCCAGATATTCCTGGATGGCCTCTTGCAGCCGCGGCTCAGCGTCTTCCAACGAAACTCCGCGCAGCTGCGCCCCGGCGGAGGTAATGTTGCCGCCGCCGCCCAGCTTTTCCATGACGATCTGGACGTTGACCTGTCCAAACGAGCGTGCGGACACGATCGTATCCTCGCCCGAATGGAATGCCACAATGCTGGCGCGCACGCCAATGATACCGAGAAGCGAATCGGCGGCCTTGGCCGCGAGGGCGCGGTCTTCGATCGGCTCGTCCGAAATGGCCAGAATAATGCCGCCGCCGCAGTCATGCGCAGTGGAAATGACCTTCTGACACATCATATATTCGTCAAAGGTCGACTGGAACATCTTCTTGACGGCCACCATCTCGGCGCCTGCGCGCTTGAGGTAGGCGGCTGCTTCAAAGGTCCGCACGCCGGTCTTGATCGAAAAGCCCTTGGTATCCAGATAAATGCCAGCCAGCAGGCATTCGGCTTCTTCGCGCCGGATTTCGCTGGTCTGGACCATATATTGCAGCAATTCGGAGACCAGTTCGGACGCCGAAGAGGCATATGGTTCGTGTAAGTTGAGTGCAAAATTTTCAATATAGCTGGCCGCCCGGCGATGGTGGTCGATGACCGCTACCTTATTGATCGATTCAAGCAGCGGCGGCGACTCGACATAATCGGGCCGGTTGGTATCGACCACAATTAAGAGCGTATTGTAGTCGCACAGCACCATGGCTTCGCCCGGCTCCATGAACAGGTTTTCATTGCCTTCCACGGCTTCGATCTTATCGATCAGTTCCTGCGCCAAGGTACGGTCCCGCCGCAACACAATATTGACCGGTTTGCCATGCACCCGCACGGCGCAGGCCATACCGATTGCGGCGCCGACCGAGTCCATATCGCTCGACTGGTGACCCATGATGAGCACCCGGGACGATTCGCGAATGAGCTGCATAAGCGCATTGGCCACCACGCGCGATTTGACCTTGGTGCGTTTTTCGAGTTCCTTGGACAGACCGCCAAAAAATTCGAAATTGTATTTGGTCTTGATGACCACCTGGTCACCACCGCGGGAAAGCGCCATGTCCAGCGCCACCCCGGCAAAATGGAAGCATTCCGCAAAGGTCGCGCCGTCTTTGCCGATGCCGATGGACAGCGTCGCGATGACGCCCGACCGGCTTTGAATGGAGCGCACTTCATCGAGTACGGTAAATTTCTTGCCGGCCAGCTTGGTCAAATCGCCGTTTTCCAGTACGAAAATATACTTGTCGCGGTCATATTTGCGCAGCAGGGAACGGCTGTCCTTGGCCCATTGGGCGATCTTACGGTCGATCTCGGCCAAAATGATGGACTTTTCCGAGTCGGTCGCGTTTTTGGTCAGTTCCTCGTAGTTGTCGATCGAGATGATCGACACCACCGGTCGGCTGAGCGTATAGCGGTCCCGGCAGTGGATGTATTCGGTGCAGGGCACAAAATACAGCACGAGCAGTACTTCATCGGCCTCTTTTTCGGTCATCAGGCTGCCATAGACCCAGAAGAAATTCTGATCAATCTGCAATTCCCCTGGATATTGCCGCTTGCCTTCGGCCAGCCAATGGGTGTTAAAATCCGGCGCCAAATCATAAAACTTGACATTGGGCGCACAGTCCCACCGCCCGGTGACTTCGCAGAAGGCATCGTTGGCCCACAGGGTTTCGTTGGTCGAAGCCCGCACGATGACGGTCGGCAACGGAAAATCGATGATCGACGACCGGGTGGTCTGCCCGGCATCCAGTGTCACACTTTGCAAATACCGCATCATTTCGCTGCGGCGGCGTTTTTCCCGATGGCGATAGACCAAGTACATCAGCAGACATACCACGATGCCAATGCCGGACATAACATAGGAAACATAGGCGCAGGACAGGGAGAACACCAGGAAGATGGCAAAATAGAAGTGATATCCCGGTTGGATGATCTGTTTGAGCTTTTTGTCCACCAGGCGCGACCTCCTATCACAGGCAAATTTACAAGATACAGTATAGCATTTTGCCACCCTTCACGCAAGCGGAATGTGAAACTTCCCCAAATTCGCTCCCATCTTTACAACCTCTTGCACAATTGCCCTCGGTATGGTATGGTGGATACACAATCACAAGGAGGAAAAACCATGCAATTCCGTTTTGCGCACAACAATTTCAATGTCCGTGACCTGGACCGTTCGCTTGCCTTCTACCAGCAGGCCCTGGGGCTGACAGAGACCCGCCGTATCAACGCACCCGACGGTTCGTTTATCATCGTGTATCTGTCCGATGGTTCGACCGAGCATCTGCTGGAACTGACCTGGCTGCGTGATTGGGACCGCGCCTATAATCTGGGCGACAACGAATTTCATCTGGCACTGACTGTGGACGACTTCGACGCTGCCCACGCCCGCCACAAGGAAATGGACTGCATCTGCTTTGAAAATGCCGATATGGGCATCTACTTTATTGCAGACCCGGATGGCTACTGGGTAGAAATCGTGCCCGCTGGCGCATAATCGACCGATTTTGACCTCCCGCTTTGGTGCAAAGCGGGAGCTTTTTTATGCATGTTTTCCAAAATTTATGAAATTTAAAGTGTAACCGAATTTTTGGTGTACAAATCTACTTTTTTATGTTATAATATTTGCGGTTTTTATACGCAAACCACCCAAGCCAAATAAAGGAGGTTTATCCCATGCGAAAAAAACGGCTTGCGATTGTCGTGGTATCCATTATCGCGCTTTGTTCGGTCATGCTTCACGCTTCGGCGGCCGAAGTCATCCAGAAGGATGGCCTCGTATATGTCCCGGACCATTCGGTCTTTTTTGCGGACGTCGATGAACACTTTACCTGGGCGGTACAGCCGGTCGATTACCTGGCCAACCATCAGGTGGTCAGCGGTACCGACAACCTGATTTACAGCCCGGCAGAGGAACTGACCCGCGCCGATTTTGTGACCATGCTCACCCGTGCCTATTCGATGAATGATTATGTCGGCGGCGGCAGCTTTGCCGATGTCCCGGAAGATGCCTATTACAGCGATGCGGTCAGTGCTGCCAAGAACCTGGGCATTGTCGCAGGCGATGAGGACGGCAACTTCCATCCCACCCAGCCGCTGACCCGGCAGGATGCCATGGTCATGCTGCGGCGCACGTTGGACAAGACCGGGCTTTCCTTCCCGGATGGTGACCTGTCGGCCTTCTCGGATGCCGATTCGGTTGCTTCTTACGCCCAGGCCGATGTCGCTGCTCTGGCCAAGGCTGGCATCATCAGCGGCTCGGACGGCAAACTGAACCCCACTTCGTCGGTCACCCGTGCCGAAATGGCGGTCATGCTGTACCGCGCCATGATGCTGGAAGACGACGGTGAGGGCAATCCGGTCTATGTTGCGCGTTCCAATGTCGTCAACCTATGTATCGGTGATACATTCTACGCCAATGTGGTCATTGAAAACGCGACCGAGGGCCAGACCTATGCCGGCCTTTACACCTGTGTCGAGATGACCGGCGAAGGTGAGGACTTCACCGCGACGCTGGGCGATGCGCGTGCGCTCGACCAGCAGATCACCTGGACCGACGGGGTGCTGAGCATCAACGGCGAAGCGGTCACGGTCGCGGAGGACTGCGATGCGATCTGTGTCCATCCGTACGGCTCCATTTCGGGCGGTCTGACATCGACCGGCGGCGAATACAAGAGCGCGGCCGTATCTCTGGTGGACGGCGTGGTCACGGCAGTTTACTACACCAAGTAAAACAAAAAGAGCTGGCAAAATGCCAGCTCTTTTTCATGGCAAAATTGCAAAAAACACCCTGCCCAGCGGGACAGGGTGTTTCTGGTTTCTTTATTAGCCAACCGCGTTGAGCTTCAGAGTCATTGCGCTCTTCTTGTTGGAGGCAGCATTCTTGTGCATAAGATGCTTTGCAGCAGCCTTATCCACCGCCTTAACGGCAGCCTTGTAAGCAGCCTCGGCCGCGGCCTTGTCACCGCTGACGATCGCCGCGTCAAACTTCTTGAGAACGGTCTTCAGCGCGCTCTTCGCCATCTGGTTCTGCATCGCCTTTACCTTGGTGACCTTGACACGCTTCTTTGCAGACTTAATATTCGGCATTCCGATCCACCTCCTTATCATTATCGAGTCATCAGTATTTATAATACTATCATCTTTTCCGCAAAAAAGCAAGCATTATTTTTCTCTTTTTGTAATAATTCTTGTTTTCCCCGCAAAGGCTACCGGAAAAAGGAGCTGATGCACGATGAACCACGCTTACCGCACCGACCTGGCCATGGAATCGCTGGAAATGAGCCGCCGTCAGGCGCAGAATGCCGGCGCGCTTTCGGGCGTGCGCAGCCGCGAGAGGGAAATCGAAGGATTTTCGGTCACTTCGGTCGAGATCCTCGACGAACAGGGCGCGGCCCAGATCGGCAAACCAGTCGGGATCTATGAAACCTTCTGTCTGGATGCCCTGATGCGCCGCGAAGAGGATGCCTTCCCGCGCGCCTGTCGCGCACTGGCCGATCTGACACGTGGGCTGCTGCCCGAACATGCGGACGGCCCAGCCCTTGTGATCGGTTTGGGTAATCGCCAAATCACCCCCGACGCTGTCGGGCCGCGCGCGGCCGACTATATCATCGCCACCCGCCACCTGACCACTCAGGCGCCCGAATATTTTGCTTCCTGGCGGCCGGTTTCAGCCCTCGCCCCCGGCGTGCTGGGACAGACCGGTGTGGAGGTCGGCGAACTGCTCGCCGCCGTGGCAAAGGCCGTGCAGCCGTCGGTCATCCTGGCCGTCGATGCCCTGGCCGCCGGCAGCTTGACCCGACTCAGCCGCACGGTCCAGCTGACCAATGCCGGCATCGTGCCCGGTTCGGGCGTGCACAACGCCCGCGCGGCACTCAACGAGCAGACGCTCGGCGTGCCGGTCATCGCGCTGGGCGTGCCCACGGTGGTGGATGGCGCGACCCTAGTCGCCGAGCTGACCGGCGGCAAGGCGGTGCCGCCCGACGCTGCCCCGCTCATCGTCACCACCCGCGACATCGACCGCGAAGTGGCCGACGTGTCGCGCCTGATCGGATATGCGCTCAATCTGGCGCTCCAGCCCGACCTGAGCCCGAAAGACATCGACTTATATCTGTCATAACTGCGCCTGCCCTTCCATACAATAGAAGCAGCACAAAATGAGGGGGGCAGAGCCATGAAACGACATCCATCCAGACGGCGCAGCGGCATTGCTGTCCCCGCTTTCTTATGCCTGCTGTTTGCGGCTGTCCTGCTGCTGGGCAGTCGGGCAGGGGGCGATGCGTTTGCCCAGAAAATTCTGGGCGAACTCGCGCAAAATGAAACCTTTGTTTCGGGTGCCTTTGCACTGGGCACCGGGCAATATCCCGGAGAAACCAGTGTCCACGCACCTCGCACCGCGACCGCTGGACTGGAACAGGAGCCGACCGACGAAGATTTGGCCGAACTGGATATGGCAATGGAAAACGCCGGACTGGAACCACAGGCTCCGGCGTCGTCCGAACCAGAGGAAATCCCCGAAGTCAAAGTCAACAATCAATCGGGGCTAGACTTTGATTTAAACGCCATGCTGCAAAACCCCAAGACCATCACAGCCACCGATGACGGCCCGCAGGTTCTGGTCTATCATACCCATGCGACCGAAGCCTATACGCCGTCGGGCTCGGATACCTACGAGGCGTCCGGCGATGCGCGCACACTGGACACCAACCAGAACGTCGTGCGGGTGGGCACCGAACTTTGCAAGGTGCTCGAAGAACGCGGCATCAAGACCGTCCACCTGACCGACCTTAACGACTATCCTTCCTATAACGGCTCGTATGGCGAGTCGCTGCGCAACGTACAGGCGGCGCTCGAAAAATATCCCACGGTCAAAATGACCATTGATGTGCACCGCGACGCCATCCTGGCCGACGACGGCACCAAATACAAGCTTGCCTGCGAGCAGAACGGCCAGACGGTCGCCCAGCTGATGCTGGTCATGGGCACCAACGCGAGCGGTCTGGAGTTCGACGACTGGAACGAGCATCTAAACTATGCCGTCACCTTGCAGTCGCAGCTGAACGCCGACCATCCGGGGCTGATGCGCTCGATCAACCTGCGCAAACAGCGCTTCAATCTGCATCTGACCACCGGTTCCATGCTGCTCGAAGTCGGCTCGTCGGGCAATACCTTGCAGGAAGCGCTGGCATCCGTCCGCCTGTTCGGGGATACGCTGGCCACCTATCTGGGCGCGCCCAAATCCTGAATAATTCGCGCTCCTTTGGAGAACCTACCTCCAAAGGAGCGATTTTTTATGCCTGTCCTCAAACTCACGTGCTCGCTGCGTGAAAATCTTGCGGCGATGAAAGCACTCTTTCAGGGCGACAATACCTTTGTCACCCGCGAAACCGAAAGCCCGTCCGGGCTGCGCTGCGCGGTCTTTTTTATCGACGGCATGGTCAACAATCTGGCCATCAACCAGAGCATCATCCGCCCGCTCGTGGCCTATGAGCATCCCACGGCGGACGCCGACCTGCTCGCACACACAGTCATCCAAATCAACGACAGCAAGGTCGTGCCCGACGAACAGCAGATGCTCTCGGCCCTGCTCTACGGCGATACGGTCATTTTGACCGAGGGCGACGCCCGCCCCGTGGTGGTCAACACCAAGGGCTTTTCGGTGCGCTCGGCGACCGAGCCGGACAACGAGCGCGTGCTACGCGGCCCGCGCGAGGGCTTCACCGAAGCGTTTATGCCCAATCTAGCCCTCATCCGGCGGCGGCTCAATGACCCCCGGCTCAAATTTTCCTTTTCCCGCATGGCTGGGCGCACCAACACGGTGGTCTGCTTATGTTACCTCGAAGGCGTGACCGAAGCCGGTCTGGTGGAGGAAACCCGCCGCCGGCTCGATACCCTGTCGCTTGATGGCATTTTGGATGCCAACTATATCTCAGAAACCATCCGCGACGGACGGTTTTCCCCCTTCCCTACCCTAGGCACGACCGAGCGACCCGATGTGGTTGTGGCCCGCCTGCTCGAAGGGCGGCTGGCCATTCTGGTGGACGGCACCCCGGTCGCGCTGACCGCGCCCTGCATCTTGCAGGAATGCTTGCAGGCCAACGATGACTACTATCTGCCCACGCCCCAGGCCGGGCTGGCGCGCGTGCTGCGCTCGGTCGGGTTTTTGCTGTCCATTGCCGTTCCGGCGCTCTATGTGGCGCTGCTCTACTACCACGCCGAACTGTTCCCCACCCGGATGCTGCTGGCCATTGCGGCGGCGCAGAAAGGCGTCCCCCTGCCGCCCCTGTGGGAGATTTTCACCCTTTTGATTGTGTTTGAAATTTTGAAAGAAGCCGGGACGCGCACACCGGGCGTCATCGGCTCGACCATGTCGATCGTGGGCGGCCTGGTGCTCGGCCAATCGGCGGTCACGGCCCGGCTGATTTCGGCCCCTGCGGTCATTATCGTGGCGGTCGCGGCTGTGACCGGGTTAGCTTCGCCCAAATTGCAGGCCGCGGCGCTCACGCTGCGCTTTTTGCTGCTGCTGTCGGCTGCCTTTTTCGGGCTGTATGGGTTGGTATTCGGCTTGTCGCTGGTGCTGCTGCACCTGTGCGCCCTGCATTCGTTCGGCACGCCGTATCTGCTCAATCTGCTGCCGCGCGTGCATGCACACACCGAAGACCGCTGGTGGCGTGTCAGCTGGCGGAAGATGCACAGCCGCCGCTTTCTGGCGCGAAAGGAGAAGCCATGAGACGGTATCTTGCTTTGCTGCCCCTGTTCTGTCTGCTCAGCGGCTGTTATGCGGACGGCAACCACCGGGTGGAGATCAATCAGGACGCCGGACAGATTTTGCCCGTGTCGGCACTGGCCATCGACCAGCATGACAACGGTTATCAGATGACCGTGGAAAGCATCCGGCAGGACAGCTTAGACGGCGACGCCCAGCCGGCCTATTTCACCGTGGAAGCAGCCGATTTTGACGCGCTGTTCGACCGCGCCGACAAGCTGCTGGCCAGCCGCCTGTACCTGAGTCATGCGCTGGTGATCGTGGTGAGCGAACCACTCGCGCAAAACGACCTGTCCGCCCTGGTCGGAAGCCTGCTGGCCCGGCCGGATGCCCGGCTGACGCTGCGCATCGCGGTGGCACAGAACGCCACTCCCGACCAGATTTTGCGCGCCGAGTCCATTACCGACGGCATCCCCGGTCTGGCTCTGGCCGCGCTGCTCGATGAGCGCGCGACCGACGGCACCCTGGCCGACAGTCCGCTGTTCCGCATTCTGGACTGGCAGGCCAGCGGACAGGCCTTTTCCCTGCCCGTGCTCACCCCCAATCTGGACGGGCATACCGCCCCGGGCGGCAGCATCGAGATCTCCCCAGGAGGTGACGCCCATGCGTGATACCGTTTTCCCGCGCTGGCAGGGCGCGTTTTTGGCGATTTTCCTGCTGGCGGGCAGTTTTTATGTCCCGGCCACCCCGGAAGCTATCTGGTCACTCGTCTGGGGGACGCTGCTGGCGGCGGCTGTGGTGTTTTTGTTCCTGCGTTGGCTGCTGCACTGCGATGCGCGGGACTTTGAAAGCCTGTGCCGCGCCCACCTGCCCCGTCCGGTGCAGGTCGTGCTGTTTACCGCCGTCGGACTTTGTGCGCTGGCAGCCATCGCGCAATCGCTCCTCCGTCTGTCCGGCTTCTGGCAGGCGACCGCCTTCCCCGGTCTGCCGCGCTGGGTGACAGCCGCCGTACTGCTCGGTGTGGGCTGGTGTGCCGGGCGGCGCGGCCGCACCGCGGTCGCCATGTGGGCCTATCCGACCGTGTTTCTCATTTCACTGACACTGGCTGTGTCGCTGCTGGTCACCCTGCCCGACTGCTCGCCTGCATATCTCGTGCAAGCCGTGCGGCGTATCACCCTGCCCGGCGCCCCCACCTGGCAGTTCCTTCCCCTACTGCTGCCGCTTTTGCTGTGCACCCAGACCCGCCGCTTGCCCTCCACCCGCGCGTGTACGCGTGGGATTCTGCTGGGCGGGGCCGGACTCATCTTACTGACGCTGCGCGCCTGGCTGCTGCTCGGCGCAGGCGCCCAGGCGCTGCCCTACCCGGTCTTTTCAGCGGCCGGCCTGTTTTCGGTCGGGGATTTCTTACAGCGCGGCGAAGTGGTGTTTGGCTGTGTACTCGCCCTGTGCGAAGCGGTGCGAGTGGCGCTGCTCGTGACCCTGGCCCGCGAGATGGGACGCGCCATTTTCGCAAAAAAAGACCGGTCCCCCGCCCCAAAGGACGGAAAACCGGTCCAGGAATCTTAGTTTTTCAAGCTGTGGATAGGCGCCGGGATGCGTCCGCCGCGGTGGATGAACTTGGCGGGCGAATGGGTGGATACCGGCATGATGGGCGCCGAACCCAGCAGGCCGCCGAATTCCACGCTGTCGCCGACCTTCTTGCCGATGGCCGGGATGACGCGCACGGCCGTGGTCTTGGTGTTGACTACGCCGATGGCGATTTCGTCGGCGATCAGACCCGAGATGACCTCGGCCGAGGTATCGCCCGGCACAGCGACCATATCGATACCAACCGAGCAAACAGCGGTCATGGCTTCCAGCTTTTCCATGCTCAGAACGCCTGCGTTCACGGCTGCAATCATGCCTTCGTCCTCGGAAACCGGGATGAACGCGCCCGACAGGCCGCCGACGTTGGAGGATGCCATAACGCCGCCCTTCTTGACCGCGTCGTTGAGCATAGCCAAAATCGCGGTCGTACCGCAGCAGCCGCAGGTCTCCAGACCGACTTCCTCCAGAATGCGGGCCACCGAGTCGCCAACCGCCGGGGTCGGGGCCAGCGACAGATCGACGATGCCGAACGGCACGCCCAGCCGTTCGCTCGCGATCGAGCCGACCAGCTGACCCATACGGGTGATCTTGAACGCGGTCTTTTTGATGATTTCAGCCACTTCGCCGATCGAGCAGTTGCCCGCGCGGCGGATGGCAGCCTGTACCACGCCCGGGCCGGATACGCCGACGTTCAGGACGGTTTCCGGCTCGCCGATGCCGTGGAACGCGCCTGCCATGAACGGGTTGTCGTCCACCGCATTGGCAAATACGACCAGCTTGGCACAGCCCATAGACTGATTATCCTTGGTCATCTCCGCGGTTGCCTTGATGATGTGACCCATCAGGCTGATGGCATCCAGGTTGATGCCTGCCTTGGTGGACGCCACGTTGACCGACGAGCAGACGTTGTTGGTTACAGCCAGCGCTTCGGGGATGGAGTTTAACAGCACTTCGTCGCCCTTGGCGAAGCCCTTCTGCACCAGAGCCGAAAAGCCTCCGATAAAGTTGACGCCCGTGGTCTCTGCCGCACGGTCGAGCGCCTTGGCGATGGGCACATAGCTGAGCGCCGAGGTGGTCGCGCCGACCATGGCGATGGGTGTGACCGAAATGCGCTTGTTGATGATCGGGATACCCAGTTCGCGCTCGATCGATTCGCCGGTTGCCACCAGCTTTTCGGCGCGGCGGGTGATCTTATCGTAAATCTTGTCGCAGAGCACATGGATGTCATCCGAGGCCAGATCGCGCAGCGAAATGCCCATGGTAATGGTACGGATGTCCAGATGCTCCTCCTCGATCATTTTGATGGTTTCGAGGATGTCGCGGGTGTTAATCATTGCCACTGTTCTGTTCCCCCATTAAATTCGATGCATGGCGTTGAAGATGTCCTCATGCATGGTGTGGATCTTCATGCCAAGCGCTTCGCCGTCCTTGTCGAGCAGGTCGGCCAGGGTGGTGAAATCGACCGTACATTTGTCAATGCCCACCAGCATGACCATGGCGAACATGTCCTCCATAACGTTCTGCGAGATGTCGACGATGTTCACGTCGTGCTGGTACAGGGTATCGGAAATCTTGGCGATGATCCCGGTGCGGTCTTTGCCGACCACGGTGATGACTGCGCGCATAAATGTTACCTCCAAAGCATTGAAAAAAATCTATTCTTCTGCCGACAAAACGTCGGTCAAAATCGGGTTGGAAACCAAAAATCCGGACTCGGTCAGGCGCCAGCGCCCGGCTTGCCGTTTGGTAAGTCCCGGCTTCTCATAGCGCGCAAGCATGCGCGCAAAGGGCGCAAAGGGCTGCCCAAAGCGGGCTTCAAATTCTTTCGGTGACACGCCGTCCGACGTGCGCAGAGTGAGCATCAGATATTCGAGCGCCGGGGAAAAGCCCTCCACGTCCTCCTCGGTCGTGGGCGGCACGCCGCGCACAAAATCCTCCACGCTGCGGCCATAGGCAAACCGCTTGCCATTGAGCAGTGAATGGGCCGACGGCCCAATCCCCAAATATTCGGACAAATCCCAATACCGGGCATTGTGACGGGCGCGAAAGCCCGGTTTGGCCCAGTTGGAAATCTCGTAATGCTCAAATCCCTCGCGCTCGAGCAGGCGGCACAGGGACATGTACATATCCGCCTGCGCATCCTCGTCCGGCAGGGTAGGATGCTCCAAGAAAAGCGGCGTGCCCTCCTCGAGTTTGAGGGCATAGACCGACAGATGGGCGGGGTTTAACTCCAGCAGCGCCCGGGCCGACTGCCAAAGCTGCCCTTCGGTCTGGCCGGGCAGACCGTACATCAAATCGAGCGACAGGTTGAAAAACCCGGCCGCCTGCGCCCGCCGGATAGCATCCACAGCCTGTGCAAAACTGTGCCGTCGGCCAAGTCGGCGCAGCTCGCCCTCGTCGGCCGACTGCACACCGACCGACAGGCGGTTGACGCCCGCTCGATGCAGCGCATCCAGCAAGGATTCGTCCATGCTGTCCGGGTTGCACTCGACCGTAATCTCAGCGTCCGGCGCAATGGCAAACGCCCCTCGCGCGGCATCCAGCACGCGGACGAGCCGCGCGTCGCCCAAAAGCGAGGGCGTGCCGCCGCCAAAATAGACGGTATCGACCGTGTAGTCCGCGCACGTTGCGCCCCAGTCCCGGATGCTGCGGCACAGGGCCTCGGTGTAGGCTTCCATCTGCTCGTCCCCGGCCGCAAACGAATAAAAATCGCAGTAGCGGCACTTGGATGCGCAGAACGGCACGTGCAGATACAGCCCCAGTGTCTTTATCATTCTTCGTCCAGCTTGAGGACGGCCATGAAGGCCTCGGTCGGCACCTGAACGGTACCCAGCGAGCGCATCTTCTTCTTGCCTTCCTTCTGCTTTTCGAGCAGCTTCTTTTTACGGGTGATGTCGCCGCCGTAGCACTTGGCCAGCACGTCCTTACGCATGGCCTTGACCGTTTCGCGGGCGATAACC
Proteins encoded:
- the gpr gene encoding GPR endopeptidase translates to MNHAYRTDLAMESLEMSRRQAQNAGALSGVRSREREIEGFSVTSVEILDEQGAAQIGKPVGIYETFCLDALMRREEDAFPRACRALADLTRGLLPEHADGPALVIGLGNRQITPDAVGPRAADYIIATRHLTTQAPEYFASWRPVSALAPGVLGQTGVEVGELLAAVAKAVQPSVILAVDALAAGSLTRLSRTVQLTNAGIVPGSGVHNARAALNEQTLGVPVIALGVPTVVDGATLVAELTGGKAVPPDAAPLIVTTRDIDREVADVSRLIGYALNLALQPDLSPKDIDLYLS
- the spoIIP gene encoding stage II sporulation protein P — translated: MKRHPSRRRSGIAVPAFLCLLFAAVLLLGSRAGGDAFAQKILGELAQNETFVSGAFALGTGQYPGETSVHAPRTATAGLEQEPTDEDLAELDMAMENAGLEPQAPASSEPEEIPEVKVNNQSGLDFDLNAMLQNPKTITATDDGPQVLVYHTHATEAYTPSGSDTYEASGDARTLDTNQNVVRVGTELCKVLEERGIKTVHLTDLNDYPSYNGSYGESLRNVQAALEKYPTVKMTIDVHRDAILADDGTKYKLACEQNGQTVAQLMLVMGTNASGLEFDDWNEHLNYAVTLQSQLNADHPGLMRSINLRKQRFNLHLTTGSMLLEVGSSGNTLQEALASVRLFGDTLATYLGAPKS
- a CDS encoding spore germination protein gives rise to the protein MPVLKLTCSLRENLAAMKALFQGDNTFVTRETESPSGLRCAVFFIDGMVNNLAINQSIIRPLVAYEHPTADADLLAHTVIQINDSKVVPDEQQMLSALLYGDTVILTEGDARPVVVNTKGFSVRSATEPDNERVLRGPREGFTEAFMPNLALIRRRLNDPRLKFSFSRMAGRTNTVVCLCYLEGVTEAGLVEETRRRLDTLSLDGILDANYISETIRDGRFSPFPTLGTTERPDVVVARLLEGRLAILVDGTPVALTAPCILQECLQANDDYYLPTPQAGLARVLRSVGFLLSIAVPALYVALLYYHAELFPTRMLLAIAAAQKGVPLPPLWEIFTLLIVFEILKEAGTRTPGVIGSTMSIVGGLVLGQSAVTARLISAPAVIIVAVAAVTGLASPKLQAAALTLRFLLLLSAAFFGLYGLVFGLSLVLLHLCALHSFGTPYLLNLLPRVHAHTEDRWWRVSWRKMHSRRFLARKEKP
- a CDS encoding Ger(x)C family spore germination protein, encoding MRRYLALLPLFCLLSGCYADGNHRVEINQDAGQILPVSALAIDQHDNGYQMTVESIRQDSLDGDAQPAYFTVEAADFDALFDRADKLLASRLYLSHALVIVVSEPLAQNDLSALVGSLLARPDARLTLRIAVAQNATPDQILRAESITDGIPGLALAALLDERATDGTLADSPLFRILDWQASGQAFSLPVLTPNLDGHTAPGGSIEISPGGDAHA
- a CDS encoding PFL family protein, translating into MINTRDILETIKMIEEEHLDIRTITMGISLRDLASDDIHVLCDKIYDKITRRAEKLVATGESIERELGIPIINKRISVTPIAMVGATTSALSYVPIAKALDRAAETTGVNFIGGFSALVQKGFAKGDEVLLNSIPEALAVTNNVCSSVNVASTKAGINLDAISLMGHIIKATAEMTKDNQSMGCAKLVVFANAVDDNPFMAGAFHGIGEPETVLNVGVSGPGVVQAAIRRAGNCSIGEVAEIIKKTAFKITRMGQLVGSIASERLGVPFGIVDLSLAPTPAVGDSVARILEEVGLETCGCCGTTAILAMLNDAVKKGGVMASSNVGGLSGAFIPVSEDEGMIAAVNAGVLSMEKLEAMTAVCSVGIDMVAVPGDTSAEVISGLIADEIAIGVVNTKTTAVRVIPAIGKKVGDSVEFGGLLGSAPIMPVSTHSPAKFIHRGGRIPAPIHSLKN
- a CDS encoding ACT domain-containing protein, which gives rise to MRAVITVVGKDRTGIIAKISDTLYQHDVNIVDISQNVMEDMFAMVMLVGIDKCTVDFTTLADLLDKDGEALGMKIHTMHEDIFNAMHRI